The proteins below come from a single Mytilus edulis chromosome 5, xbMytEdul2.2, whole genome shotgun sequence genomic window:
- the LOC139523506 gene encoding uncharacterized protein, with protein sequence MLFRHIFGLLVGINLILTVICQSRGYFNRNCPVNRSNGVRECKMYVDTRLNFIDFRQWTSGLGNAVKVSLDITCSSNGRIYIPWPMKANGLVKLTIEGCILEGYASEFNNPTRLKDELQDLSLDNIVIVSNLDSIFDIIYKPVTQEYDCGQQTLRSAVRRNISYMFPNINDQRLSKRHEALLMSSADELIKKSKQKRYRCNYSELNYIDQSLSRTRSKLYIRLMTAYSEYPKLQTFLIADNGYRRVPQELIDWRKSFPQLTLLDMSKNKISKFDFLGAPFKRMNTRSQPLVADLSNNLVTTIPLNMPDYLTGSVPIIVDLTGNPLNCNCDFLRYKNYAMEAIRRFGRYNHLSQITCYSPRSRRKISLDNYRNNNCLI encoded by the coding sequence ATGTTGTTCAGACATATTTTTGGATTACTAGTAGGAATCAATCTGATATTAACAGTCATATGTCAGTCTCGGGGTTACTTTAATAGGAACTGTCCGGTGAACAGATCTAATGGCGTTAGAGAATGTAAAATGTATGTAGACACTCGCTTAAATTTTATTGACTTCAGACAATGGACATCTGGGCTTGGAAATGCAGTCAAAGTTTCCTTAGATATAACCTGTAGTTCGAATGGACGAATTTACATTCCATGGCCAATGAAAGCTAATGGACTGGTTAAACTTACTATTGAAGGATGTATACTAGAAGGATATGCTTCGGAGTTTAATAACCCAACAAGGCTGAAAGATGAGCTACAAGATTTATCTTTGGATAATATCGTCATTGTTTCTAATCTAGATagtatatttgatattatataCAAACCAGTAACTCAGGAATACGACTGTGGACAACAAACTTTACGGAGCGCAGTTAGACGTAATATATCATACATGTTCCCAAATATAAACGATCAACGTTTGAGTAAAAGACATGAAGCGCTTTTAATGTCATCGGCCGATGAGTTGATTAAGAAGTCGAAGCAAAAAAGGTATAGATGCAATTATTCCGAGCTAAATTATATTGATCAAAGTCTTAGCAGAACTCGCAGTAAATTGTATATACGACTGATGACTGCTTATTCCGAATACCCAAAACTTCAAACTTTTCTTATTGCTGACAATGGATACAGGAGAGTTCCTCAAGAGTTAATTGATTGGAGGAAATCTTTTCCACAACTCACATTATTAGAtatgtctaaaaataaaatcTCAAAGTTTGATTTCTTGGGAGCACCCTTTAAAAGGATGAACACGCGATCTCAACCGCTGGTGGCTGATCTTTCGAATAATCTCGTTACAACCATTCCACTGAACATGCCGGACTATCTCACTGGTTCTGTGCCGATTATTGTTGACTTAACAGGTAATCCATTGAATTGTAATTGTGACTTCTTACGCTATAAAAATTATGCAATGGAAGCGATCAGACGATTTGGAAGGTATAACCATTTATCTCAGATAACCTGTTATTCACCAAGATCACGCAGGAAAATCAGTCTAGACAATTACCGTAACAACAactgtttgatatga